A stretch of DNA from bacterium:
TGGCGGCCACGAAGGTGGCGGTCACGGCGTCCGGACCGTCCATGACCACGTCGATGGGGTTGGTCGTGCCGGACACGGCGCCGCTCCAGCCCGCGAAGGCGAAGCCCGGGTCGGGCACGGCCGTCAGCTGGACCAGCTCGCCGCAGCCGTAGCTCGGCAGGTCCGGGGCGCGGGTGACGGCGCCGGCGCCGACCACGTTCACGGTGAGGGCGTTCAGGGCCGCGTCCTCGCCGGCCGGGGCCTGGGGCATGCCCGACACGTAGTCGATGCGGACGGTGTGCGCCGGGGGCGTCAGGCCGCGGTTGCCCGCGAAGACGCCGGCGCTGGCCATGTTCATGGGATAGGTGACCGCGCCGCCGGGATACAGGTTCCACATGGTGCCGTCGGTCGACCACGAGAGCTCGAAGGTGTCGCCGTAGCGGCTGACGCGCAGGTAGAGCGGCGCGACGGAGCCGCCGGGCAGCCCGACGTCGAACACGTCGTTGCCCGGACCGGTGACGATCTCGGCCCGCAGGTCGTTGGCCGGGTTGCGGTAGAAGCCGGCGCGCAGCCAGGTGCCCGTGTCCTGCCAGAACAGGAAGCCCTGCTGGCTCTCCTGGGCGGGCAGGTTCGAGTCGAAGCGGGCCTCGACATGGAAGTCCATGTCCGTCACCGGCTGCATGATGCGCGGGGCGTCGAATGAGCCGGTCCAGATCTCGTGGACGTTGCCGGCGGGCACGCTGATCTCGAGGGCCGCGGCGTCGGTCCAGGTGTCGACCATGGTGAAGGTCGCCCCGTCGGCGGCGGGATCAACCGCGATCCAGGCCGGGTCCAGGGTGCAGGAGTTGAAGTCATCCGAGACCAGCAGGGGCGTGATCGGGGCGAAGGTCGCCGTGATCAGCTTGTCGGCGTCGACGATGATGGTGTCGGGGTTGGCGGTGCCCGTCAGGTCGCCGCTCCAGCCGACGAACTGCCAGCCCATGCTGGGGATGGCCTGCAGGACCACCTCGGTCCCGGCCAGGTACGAGGGCTGGTCGGGCGAGAGCTGCACGATGCCGCCCTCGGCCACGTTGATGCCGATCCCGTAGCTGGGCAGGGGCAGGAAGCCGGCCGTGACCGACTTGTTCCCGTCCATGACGAGGGTCTCGGGGTTGACCGACCCGGTCAGGTCGCCGCTCCAGGCGTCGAAGGAGAAGCCGGTCGCGGGCACGGCGGTCAGGGTCACGACGGTGCCCTGGTTGTAGGTGCCGCCCGGCGGATCGAGGGTCACGCTGCCGTCGGTCACCGGCAGGGCGTCGGTCGTGAGCGTGAACTGGGGCACGACCACGAAGGTGGCCGTCACGGCGGTGGCGCCGTCCATGGTCACCGGCAGGGGGTTCTGGGTGCTCGTGACGTCGCCCGACCAGCCCGCGAAGGCCCAGCCCGGCTGGTCGACGGCGGTCAGGGTCACGACCTGGCCGCAGCCGTAGCTCGGCAGATCGATGTCGCGCGTCACCAGGCCGCCGCCCACCACGGTCACGTCGAGGGAGGCCAGGCCCTGGTCCTCGCCGACCGGGGCGCCGAACTCGTTGTTGAAGTAGTCCACCAGCACCGTGTGGGCCGGCGCGGAACCGGACCGGTTGCCGGCGTAGGCGCCGATCCCGCCCACGACCATGGCGTAGTCGAAGGGGGCGCCCGTCTGGTTCCAGGTCAGGCCGTCGTCGGACCAGCTCTGGATGAAGGTGTCGCCGGTCCGGGACAGGCGCATCCACAGCGGGGCGGCGACGGTGCCGGGCAGGGCGAGGTCGAGGTCCGGGATGTCCGGGCCGAAGACGAGGGCCGCGTGCAGGTTCAGGCCCGCGTCGCGGTAGAATTCCGAACGGATCCAGGTCGATTCGTCCTGGCGGACCAGGATGCCTTCCTGGGACCAGGCCGCGGCGAGGTCGGAGTCGAACTTCACCTCGATCTGGAAGTCGGTGTCGACGGCGGTCTGCAGGATGTGGGGCGCGTTGATGGCGCCGTTCCAGATCTCGTGTTCGGCGCCGGCGGGCACGCTGATCGCCGCGTGCGCGTCGCCGCTGAAGGGGTTCACGGTGATGGCCGTGCCGCCGTCGCTCAGGGGGTCGACGACGGTCCAGATCGGATCCAGGGCGCAGCCGTTGAAGTCGTCCGCGAAGACGACCGACGGGATCTGGGTGAAGGTCGCCGTGACGACGCGATTGTCGTCCATCAGGACCGTGTCCGGGTTGGCGGTGCCCGTGAGGTCGCCGCTCCAGCCCGAGAAGACCCAGCCCGCGTCGGGCGTGGCCGTCAGGGCCACTGGGGTGCCGTCGTAGTAGGTGGTCTGGACCGGATCGGCGACCACGCTGCCCTGGCCCGTGGTGTTCACGGTCAGGATGTACTCGGCCAGGGGCGCGAAGCCGGCGTTGATGGTCTTGTCGCCGTCGACGGTCACCACCTGCGGATTCACGGAACCGGCCAGGTCGCCGCTCCAGGCGTCGAAGCCGTAGCCCACCGCGGGCACGGCGGTGACGGTGACCTGGGTGCCGGCGTTGTACGAGCCGCCCGGCGGGTCGAGGACCACGCTGCCGCCGGCGCCCGGCAGGGCGGCGACGGTCACGGTGTGGACGACCACCGCGGCGAAGGTGGCGGTCACGGCCTTGTCGGCGTCCATGGTCAGGGTCGTCGGCGTGGTGGCGCCCGTGAGGTCGCCGCTCCAGCCGCTGAAGGCCCAGCCCGGCTGGTCGACGGCGGCCAGCGTCACGACGGTGCCGGTGTTGTACACGCCGCCCGGCGGGTCGAGGGTCACGACGCCGGTGCCGACCAGCGTGAGGTCGAGGTTCCAGGTCGGCACCGCGACGAAGGTGGCGGTGACGGTCGTGCCCGGATCCACGGTCACGGCGATGGGGTTCTGGGTGCCGGACACGTCGCCCGACCACCCCGAGAACGCCCAACCCGGTTGGTCGACGGCGGTCAAGGTCTCGACCTGGGCGCACGCGTAGCTCGGCAGGTCGAGAGCCCTTTGCACGAGACCGCCGCCGACCACGGAGACTGTCAGGGGATTGGTGTCGACGTCCTCGCCGGCCGGCGGGCCGTACGCGCTCGAGATGTAGTCGACGAGGACCGTGTGGGCCTGCGGGTTGGCGCCGCGGTTGCCGGCGAAGAGGCCGGTCGCGGTCACGGTCATGTCGTAGGCGAAGGGCGTGCCGGCCAGGTTCCAGGTCACGCCGTCGCTCGACCAGCTCTGGGTGAAGTAGTTGCCCGAACGCTCGAGCCGCATCCACAGCGGGCCCTCGACGCCGTTGGGCAGGTACTCGCTGTGCGTGGAGAGGTTCGGTCCGCGGTCGACGGCCACGCTGAGCAGGCCGAGGCTGTCGCGGAAGAACTCGGCGCGGATCCAGGTCGTGTCGTCCTGCTTGATCAGGATGCCTTCCTGATCGAAGACGTGCGGCAGGTTCGAGTCGAACTTGGTCTCCAGCACGAAGTCGATGTTCGGCGACGGCTGCAGGATGTGCGTCGCGCCGAGGAAACCGTTCCAGATCTCGTGCTCGCTGCCGCCGGGGACGCTGATGGCCACCGCGGCGCTGTCGGTGTAGGCGTTGACGAGCGCGGCCGTGCCGCCGTCGCCGTAGGGGTCGACCACGGTCCACACCGGGTCGAGGTCGCAGCCGTTGAAGTCGTCGTCGAAGACGATGGGCGGGATCAGGGTGAAGACCGCCTCGATGGTCCGGTCCTGGTCCATGATCACCGTGTCGGCCGGCGCGATGCCGGTGTGGTCGCCGGTCCAGCCCGCGAAGTACCAGCCCGGGTCGGCCGTGGCCGTCAGGGCGACCGGGGTACCCGACAGGTAGCTCGGCTGGTCGGGATCGATGGCCACCGCGCCCTGGCCGGTGACGTTCACCGTCAGCAGGCGCGGGGGCAGGGCCGTGAAGGTCGTGGCCACGGACTTGTCCGCGTCCATGGTCAGCACCTGCGGGTTCGTGGTCCCGGTCAGGTCGCCGGTGAAGCCGTCGAAGGCGTAGCCCAGGTCGGGCACGGCGGTGACCGTCACCGCGGCGCCGGCGTTGTACACGCCGCCCGCCGGGTTGAGCACGATGGCGCCGCCGGCCGGGCCGGGATCGGTCGTCAGCGTGTAGGTGATGATCGAGTCGAACGTGGCGGTCACGAACCGGTCGGCCGCCATGGTCACGGTCTGCGGGTTCGTCGTCCCGGTCAGGTCGCCGGACCACGAGTTGAAGGCCCAGCCCGGCGTGTCCACGGCCGTGACGGTCACGACGGTGCCCTCGTTGTAGGTGCCGCCCGGCGGGTCGAGCTGGTAGGCGCCGCCGCCGACGAGGGTCACGGTCAGGTCGTGCTGCGGGATGACGGCGAAATTGGCCGTGATCGCGGCCGGTCCGCTCATGGTCACCGGCAGGGGGTTCTGGGTGCTGACGACGTCGCCGGTCCAGCCGGAGAAGGCCCAGCCGGGCTGGTCGACGGCGGTCAGGGTCTCCACCTGGGCGCAGGCGTAGCTGGCCAGGTCGAGGGCCTTCTGGACGAGGCCGGTGCCGACGATGGTCACGTCCAGCGGGGCCCGCTCGACGTCCTCGTCGACGGGGGCGCCGGCGGTGTTGGTGAAGTAGTCGACCTCGATGGTGTGGGCCAGGGGCGTCGCGCCGCGGTTGCCGGCATAGACGCCGACCTCGCTGGGCGCGAAGGCGTAGGTGAAGGGTCCGGCGCCGACGGTCCAGGCGGTGCCGTCGAGGGACCAGGACAGGGTCCAGGAGTCGCCGGTGCGCACGACGCGC
This window harbors:
- a CDS encoding DUF1349 domain-containing protein — translated: MIGRWSLTALALVAVAAVAGPAAAQFAPDDFNGCAIDPVWTFFDPLSDGGAVGLQGGYSDDAVLTISVPGGAPHEIWQTNVDAPRLMQPVTDTDFTAEVKFNSFLDVAESQEGIVVYQDSSNWLRLEIYRDGAGEARLAALGGPTTVFADAAVPGGNSGPLYLRVVRTGDSWTLSWSLDGTAWTVGAGPFTYAFAPSEVGVYAGNRGATPLAHTIEVDYFTNTAGAPVDEDVERAPLDVTIVGTGLVQKALDLASYACAQVETLTAVDQPGWAFSGWTGDVVSTQNPLPVTMSGPAAITANFAVIPQHDLTVTLVGGGAYQLDPPGGTYNEGTVVTVTAVDTPGWAFNSWSGDLTGTTNPQTVTMAADRFVTATFDSIITYTLTTDPGPAGGAIVLNPAGGVYNAGAAVTVTAVPDLGYAFDGFTGDLTGTTNPQVLTMDADKSVATTFTALPPRLLTVNVTGQGAVAIDPDQPSYLSGTPVALTATADPGWYFAGWTGDHTGIAPADTVIMDQDRTIEAVFTLIPPIVFDDDFNGCDLDPVWTVVDPYGDGGTAALVNAYTDSAAVAISVPGGSEHEIWNGFLGATHILQPSPNIDFVLETKFDSNLPHVFDQEGILIKQDDTTWIRAEFFRDSLGLLSVAVDRGPNLSTHSEYLPNGVEGPLWMRLERSGNYFTQSWSSDGVTWNLAGTPFAYDMTVTATGLFAGNRGANPQAHTVLVDYISSAYGPPAGEDVDTNPLTVSVVGGGLVQRALDLPSYACAQVETLTAVDQPGWAFSGWSGDVSGTQNPIAVTVDPGTTVTATFVAVPTWNLDLTLVGTGVVTLDPPGGVYNTGTVVTLAAVDQPGWAFSGWSGDLTGATTPTTLTMDADKAVTATFAAVVVHTVTVAALPGAGGSVVLDPPGGSYNAGTQVTVTAVPAVGYGFDAWSGDLAGSVNPQVVTVDGDKTINAGFAPLAEYILTVNTTGQGSVVADPVQTTYYDGTPVALTATPDAGWVFSGWSGDLTGTANPDTVLMDDNRVVTATFTQIPSVVFADDFNGCALDPIWTVVDPLSDGGTAITVNPFSGDAHAAISVPAGAEHEIWNGAINAPHILQTAVDTDFQIEVKFDSDLAAAWSQEGILVRQDESTWIRSEFYRDAGLNLHAALVFGPDIPDLDLALPGTVAAPLWMRLSRTGDTFIQSWSDDGLTWNQTGAPFDYAMVVGGIGAYAGNRSGSAPAHTVLVDYFNNEFGAPVGEDQGLASLDVTVVGGGLVTRDIDLPSYGCGQVVTLTAVDQPGWAFAGWSGDVTSTQNPLPVTMDGATAVTATFVVVPQFTLTTDALPVTDGSVTLDPPGGTYNQGTVVTLTAVPATGFSFDAWSGDLTGSVNPETLVMDGNKSVTAGFLPLPSYGIGINVAEGGIVQLSPDQPSYLAGTEVVLQAIPSMGWQFVGWSGDLTGTANPDTIIVDADKLITATFAPITPLLVSDDFNSCTLDPAWIAVDPAADGATFTMVDTWTDAAALEISVPAGNVHEIWTGSFDAPRIMQPVTDMDFHVEARFDSNLPAQESQQGFLFWQDTGTWLRAGFYRNPANDLRAEIVTGPGNDVFDVGLPGGSVAPLYLRVSRYGDTFELSWSTDGTMWNLYPGGAVTYPMNMASAGVFAGNRGLTPPAHTVRIDYVSGMPQAPAGEDAALNALTVNVVGAGAVTRAPDLPSYGCGELVQLTAVPDPGFAFAGWSGAVSGTTNPIDVVMDGPDAVTATFVAATGAIIAADTGGVTGLSTANTCATAIPVTITRDTAENLRAFSVTVELAGLDLCNGTASIAEGTYLSAAGTTLFDVVDNLDGTWQVDGTILGTPCGATAATGVLFTLDVTNTIADGTGTITLTGLDVRDCDGLALTAVAGTPATIVIDTTAPADVTAPVVSPVLSGNAAGAVTGLNVAWTAAADPTAVETRVYRRGFGSYPEFDDAGGAVPPLPADPEAEGWSLAGSVAAPGAALADLPPVRDLWYYCLVSVDALGNRSAGLVAGGELNYLLGDVRDPGNAGADGDNVVDAADISRLGAGYGTIAGDGLYDPVLDVGPTTDASVHGRPLTDNQINFEDLILFSLNFGLDATAPAALLAQPGFPVASVPAPAAWNGVAYAVPTLPAIGETFVVEFVMSADGRVQALQLPLSWNRDAVELVGFAGGDLLADQGGQSLVLSASAGVIDAALVGRRSSGISGTGTLVRATFRVIGAGSADLALGPIVARDADNAPVTVSSDGASAVGEDMVPRVSSLGTNYPNPFNPMTTIAFDVAKGGRVRLAIYSVDGRLVRTLADEQLAAGRYERVWRGQDDAGRPVASGTYLYRLEGPGFAQTRRMLLLK